A genomic stretch from Chitinophaga lutea includes:
- a CDS encoding redoxin domain-containing protein, producing MRTTNRYADFPPLYPEIRSTKPLNDRTRIKPAVAGNTLPLFHLHKDDFITPFTFLSRENNYLVGSELLNQPLVLAFFSIHWNGYGEKYLQQLQELYADIQVMGGQLLVVSADGRKELDHLVKKLNLTFPLAIDKGHQIARSAGLYLESDPLWDRVSGIEENAPLPAVYVIGQSQRISYHFLDHYLQQSINSRDLLSQVYTTGQGQALSRAIA from the coding sequence ATGCGCACCACCAACCGTTATGCAGATTTTCCGCCGCTGTACCCTGAAATCAGGAGCACCAAACCCCTGAACGACAGAACCCGTATCAAACCGGCGGTTGCAGGCAACACCCTGCCGCTGTTTCACCTGCACAAGGACGATTTCATCACGCCATTCACTTTCCTCAGCCGGGAAAACAATTACCTGGTGGGCAGCGAGCTGCTGAACCAGCCGCTGGTACTGGCGTTCTTTTCGATCCACTGGAACGGGTACGGTGAAAAGTACCTGCAGCAATTGCAGGAGCTGTATGCAGACATCCAGGTGATGGGCGGGCAACTGCTGGTAGTATCGGCAGACGGGCGCAAGGAGCTGGACCATCTCGTGAAAAAACTCAACCTCACTTTCCCGCTGGCCATCGACAAAGGTCACCAGATCGCACGCAGCGCGGGTTTATATCTTGAATCCGACCCGCTGTGGGACCGGGTGAGCGGCATCGAAGAAAACGCGCCGCTGCCGGCCGTGTATGTGATCGGCCAGTCGCAGCGCATCAGCTATCACTTCCTCGATCATTATTTACAGCAATCCATCAACAGCCG
- a CDS encoding YceI family protein, which translates to MKKITCLVLLVAASLSTFAQSSWKSDKAHSQLKFDIQHLGVSTVSGAFSDFDATVTAAKPDFSDATIELTAQATSINTGIDKRDEHLRSADFFDVANIPTITFKSTSLKKVSNGKYKVTGDLTLHGVTKPVTLDLWYRGTIENPMSKKPTAGFRVTGNIKRSDFGVGAKFPAPMLSEQVAIIADGEFVKQ; encoded by the coding sequence ATGAAAAAGATCACCTGCTTAGTATTGCTGGTAGCCGCATCGCTCAGCACTTTCGCGCAGTCTTCCTGGAAATCGGACAAGGCGCACTCCCAGTTGAAGTTTGATATTCAGCACCTTGGCGTGTCCACCGTTTCCGGCGCTTTTTCCGATTTTGATGCGACCGTAACGGCGGCAAAACCCGATTTCAGCGATGCTACCATTGAGCTGACAGCGCAGGCCACCTCTATCAACACCGGTATCGACAAAAGGGACGAGCACCTCAGAAGCGCCGACTTTTTCGACGTGGCCAACATCCCCACCATTACTTTCAAAAGCACTTCGCTGAAAAAAGTAAGCAACGGCAAATACAAAGTGACCGGTGATCTGACCCTGCATGGTGTAACCAAACCCGTTACACTGGATCTCTGGTACCGCGGCACCATCGAAAACCCGATGAGCAAAAAGCCCACAGCGGGTTTCCGTGTTACCGGCAACATCAAACGTTCCGATTTCGGTGTAGGCGCCAAATTCCCGGCTCCCATGCTGAGCGAACAAGTGGCGATCATTGCCGACGGCGAGTTCGTAAAACAGTAG
- a CDS encoding winged helix-turn-helix transcriptional regulator, with amino-acid sequence MLKLQTISAEWEACTALSAVQDALYVLNGKWKLPIIVALSSGNKRFNELQKTVKGIAAKVLSHELKEMELNGFVVRRVYNTTPVAVEYELTDYSNTLGNVVDALREWGTMHREKIRSQLKQKVA; translated from the coding sequence ATGCTAAAGTTACAGACAATTTCGGCAGAATGGGAAGCCTGTACCGCATTAAGTGCCGTGCAGGATGCGCTCTATGTGTTGAACGGCAAATGGAAGCTGCCCATCATCGTAGCGCTCAGCTCCGGCAACAAGCGGTTCAACGAACTGCAGAAAACCGTGAAGGGGATTGCCGCCAAGGTACTGTCGCACGAACTGAAAGAAATGGAACTGAACGGCTTCGTGGTGCGCCGGGTGTATAACACCACGCCCGTAGCCGTGGAATACGAGCTTACCGATTACAGCAATACGCTGGGCAATGTAGTGGATGCCCTACGGGAATGGGGCACCATGCACCGGGAAAAGATCCGGAGCCAGCTCAAACAAAAAGTGGCCTGA
- a CDS encoding AraC family transcriptional regulator produces the protein MPTKSTWSILQGKNFQFSTLPPSARHPHLMNETTAAAAGAGHAHLLAQYFYAHYARGWLYDVQSAQENQLEMVVPETTPLLVYVLKGEALLKTKPHHTASLFENSYSLWSFKPGQHALETAPGHCRILFLQLTARLRSLVDETHIGHLPDRIPEACLQLLNGLYDKTYNGEVWQLKRQVIILDLLFKTLDEIGVRYKNQQASAYHREYDTFKQIKEYVCENVHKKLSVEMLASRFSIQPTLLRRGYKKVFHHHLSDYIREVRLDRARNLLQTTQLPVHEIAWEVGYESSTSFSRVFSAHFRQSPSDFRRNTIRMQ, from the coding sequence ATGCCCACAAAGAGCACCTGGAGTATCCTGCAGGGAAAGAACTTTCAGTTCTCTACCCTGCCGCCTTCCGCCAGACATCCGCATTTAATGAACGAGACCACCGCCGCCGCAGCCGGCGCCGGCCACGCACACCTGCTCGCGCAGTACTTTTATGCACACTATGCCCGCGGCTGGTTGTATGATGTACAGTCGGCCCAGGAAAACCAGCTGGAAATGGTTGTACCGGAAACTACGCCCCTGCTGGTGTACGTGCTGAAAGGCGAGGCCCTGCTGAAAACCAAACCGCACCATACCGCCTCGTTATTTGAAAACAGCTACAGCCTATGGTCGTTCAAACCGGGGCAACACGCCCTGGAAACTGCGCCCGGCCACTGCCGCATCCTGTTCCTTCAGTTGACGGCCCGGCTGCGCTCGCTGGTAGACGAAACCCACATCGGCCACCTGCCGGACAGGATCCCGGAAGCCTGCCTGCAACTGCTGAACGGGTTGTATGACAAGACCTACAACGGGGAAGTATGGCAGCTTAAACGGCAGGTGATCATACTCGACCTGCTGTTCAAAACCCTCGACGAGATCGGCGTCCGGTATAAGAACCAGCAGGCTTCGGCTTATCACCGGGAATACGACACCTTTAAACAGATCAAGGAATACGTCTGCGAAAATGTACACAAAAAGCTGTCGGTGGAGATGCTGGCCAGCCGCTTTTCCATACAGCCCACCCTGTTGAGGCGGGGATATAAAAAGGTATTTCATCACCATTTGTCCGATTACATCCGGGAAGTGCGCCTCGACAGGGCCCGCAACCTGCTGCAGACCACGCAGCTGCCCGTGCATGAAATAGCCTGGGAAGTGGGCTATGAATCGTCTACCAGCTTCAGCCGTGTATTTTCCGCTCATTTCCGGCAGTCGCCCTCCGATTTCAGGAGAAACACCATCAGGATGCAGTGA
- a CDS encoding MauE/DoxX family redox-associated membrane protein, whose protein sequence is MARKWTSETITMLLFVLFTYAAGSKLANYKLFIFQMNAQPFDDSFTKWLVPGLLLTEFAVAACLIFKRTLLTGLWASLVLLVTFTVYIVLIKAQYFDTVPCSCGGVIEQLSWTQHLVFNLFFIGINIAAIALNRYPAQQQLKLS, encoded by the coding sequence ATGGCCCGTAAGTGGACATCAGAGACTATTACCATGCTGCTATTCGTCCTTTTCACCTATGCAGCCGGCAGCAAACTGGCCAATTACAAGCTGTTCATTTTCCAGATGAATGCACAGCCGTTCGACGACAGTTTTACAAAATGGCTCGTACCGGGACTATTACTGACAGAATTCGCCGTTGCGGCCTGCCTGATTTTCAAAAGAACCCTGCTCACCGGCCTTTGGGCATCCCTGGTGCTGCTGGTGACTTTTACGGTGTACATCGTATTGATAAAAGCGCAATACTTCGACACCGTTCCCTGCTCCTGCGGCGGGGTGATAGAGCAGCTCAGCTGGACGCAGCACTTGGTATTCAATCTGTTTTTTATCGGCATCAATATCGCCGCGATTGCACTGAACAGGTATCCTGCACAACAACAAC